One genomic window of Xanthobacter dioxanivorans includes the following:
- a CDS encoding aminopeptidase P family protein: MTVHHKSPGAFKAVFQTFDDLADRSAGPGRLAALRSELARQGFDGYVVPRADAHQNEYVPACEERLAFLTGFTGSAGTVVILPTEAALFVDGRYTLQAPAQVDESAFTVVPLAQERPDRWIEEHLPRGARLGYDPWRTTLDGRDRLAKAVAAAGGILAPLEADPVAAVWPDRPAAPQAPIRLLDLSVAGEDTAAKLRRVQEKLVAEKLDGALISDPHGAAWLFNMRGADVAHTPLPLAWCIVPAEGLPDLFVESMKLSHAVRAALAGHARLHGVSDLDRVLAAFAKGNELGRNELGRRVRVDQATAPVRLAGLIEAAGGVVDKGADPIALLKAQKNPAEIAGMRAAHVRDGVALARFLAWFDAEAPTGRLTEIDAVEALETFRRGTGQLSDVSFPTIAGAGENGAIVHYRVTRTTNRAIHPGELFLLDSGAQYPDGTTDITRTLAVGRPTEEMRRHYTLVLKGHLALSRAVFPEGINGAQLDPLARQYLWAAGLDFDHGTGHGVGAGLSVHEGPARISQLGHVALAEGMILSNEPGYYRTGAYGIRIENLILVERRAVEGAQKPCLGFSTLTLVPYDRRLIDLALLDAAERAQVDAYHQRVAEALAPELDADVRDWLQAATAPL; this comes from the coding sequence ATGACCGTTCATCACAAGAGCCCCGGGGCCTTCAAGGCCGTGTTCCAGACCTTCGACGATCTCGCTGATCGCTCGGCCGGCCCCGGCCGCCTCGCGGCGCTGCGCTCGGAGCTCGCCCGGCAGGGCTTCGACGGCTATGTGGTGCCGCGGGCCGACGCGCACCAGAACGAATATGTCCCCGCCTGCGAGGAGCGCCTCGCCTTTCTCACCGGCTTCACCGGCTCCGCCGGCACGGTGGTGATCCTGCCCACCGAGGCCGCCCTGTTCGTGGACGGGCGCTATACCCTGCAGGCCCCCGCCCAGGTGGACGAGAGCGCCTTCACCGTGGTTCCCCTCGCCCAGGAGCGGCCGGACAGGTGGATCGAGGAGCACCTGCCCCGCGGTGCCCGGCTGGGCTACGATCCCTGGCGCACCACCCTCGACGGGCGTGACCGGCTGGCGAAGGCGGTGGCGGCGGCAGGCGGGATCCTGGCGCCGCTGGAGGCCGACCCGGTCGCCGCCGTCTGGCCGGACCGGCCGGCGGCGCCCCAGGCGCCCATCCGCCTGCTCGACCTGTCGGTGGCGGGGGAGGACACCGCCGCCAAGCTTCGCCGGGTGCAGGAGAAGCTCGTGGCGGAAAAGCTCGACGGAGCGCTGATCTCCGATCCCCATGGCGCCGCCTGGCTGTTCAACATGCGCGGGGCCGACGTGGCCCACACGCCGTTGCCGCTCGCCTGGTGCATCGTGCCGGCGGAAGGGCTGCCGGACCTGTTCGTGGAATCCATGAAGCTGTCCCATGCGGTACGGGCGGCGCTGGCCGGGCATGCGCGCCTGCACGGCGTCTCGGACCTCGACCGCGTGCTCGCCGCCTTCGCCAAGGGGAACGAGCTCGGGCGGAACGAGCTCGGGCGGAGGGTGCGGGTGGACCAGGCGACGGCGCCGGTGCGGCTCGCCGGCCTGATCGAGGCGGCGGGCGGCGTGGTGGACAAGGGGGCCGACCCCATCGCCCTCCTGAAGGCGCAGAAGAACCCGGCGGAGATCGCCGGCATGCGCGCGGCCCACGTGCGTGACGGAGTGGCGCTGGCGCGCTTCCTCGCCTGGTTCGATGCCGAGGCGCCCACCGGCCGGCTCACCGAGATCGACGCGGTCGAGGCCCTGGAGACGTTCCGTCGCGGCACGGGCCAGCTCAGCGACGTGTCCTTCCCCACCATCGCCGGGGCGGGGGAGAACGGCGCCATCGTGCATTACCGCGTCACCCGCACCACCAACCGGGCGATCCATCCCGGCGAGCTGTTCCTGCTGGATTCCGGTGCCCAGTATCCGGACGGCACCACCGACATCACCCGAACCCTCGCGGTGGGGCGGCCCACCGAGGAGATGCGCCGGCACTACACGCTGGTGCTGAAGGGCCATCTGGCGCTTAGCCGGGCGGTGTTTCCCGAGGGCATCAACGGGGCGCAGCTCGATCCGCTGGCGCGGCAATATCTGTGGGCGGCGGGGCTCGATTTCGACCACGGCACCGGCCACGGCGTGGGGGCGGGGCTCTCCGTGCACGAGGGGCCGGCGCGCATCTCCCAGCTCGGCCACGTGGCGCTGGCCGAGGGCATGATCCTTTCCAACGAGCCCGGCTATTACCGCACCGGTGCCTACGGCATCCGCATCGAGAACCTGATCCTGGTGGAACGGCGCGCGGTGGAGGGGGCGCAGAAGCCCTGCCTCGGCTTCTCCACTCTGACCCTCGTGCCCTACGACCGGCGGCTCATCGATCTGGCGCTGCTGGATGCAGCCGAACGGGCACAGGTGGACGCCTATCACCAACGGGTCGCCGAGGCACTCGCCCCGGAGCTCGACGCGGACGTGCGGGACTGGCTCCAGGCGGCCACCGCACCGCTCTGA
- a CDS encoding sensor domain-containing diguanylate cyclase, with amino-acid sequence MVEVSGADSPAGDRPQRSSLRRRILVLILLVAFPLSAERMLALLSDRHDLIVGVEDDVRDLARRATLAQMEGLTRARTVLDVVSRQAPDLLKEPAECVRYVTRLADEVAGIQGVYVADPSGQVRCAHLPLAMGVNLFDRAYFQEALAGDDVVMTNLTVSRVSGRNSVFLLRAERGADGRPKTVTGVLVDLQWLSRIAAGSAVESGAVVDVVADGGTVLVRYPAQADIVEHHFPDHPLTRAILAADEGIVTAPGYDGKERIFAFSRFEGLDLRVVVGMETAKVLAPIDRKILATAVAHFVALACFLLLAWVAAEHLVIAPITRLARAVAAVGRGEATRVKDVGVREFTPLVQAFDEMAQRLSQRNSELRTINGRLASLARTDGLTGLANRRTFDVQFSQDWVRARADATPLTLVMLDVDHFKAFNDTFGHVAGDEALRSVARMLSAAAAGTSHLVARYGGEEFIVLMSGARLEAGVAFADDARRLLAELAIAHPGVPRRRLTASLGVASTVPTPEGSPDALVAAADSALYEAKRTGRDRVVTQA; translated from the coding sequence ATGGTCGAAGTGAGTGGCGCGGATTCGCCGGCCGGGGACCGCCCTCAGCGATCGAGCCTGCGTCGACGCATCCTCGTCCTCATCCTGCTCGTGGCTTTCCCGCTCTCCGCCGAGCGCATGCTCGCCCTCCTGTCCGACCGGCACGACCTCATCGTCGGCGTGGAGGACGACGTGCGCGATCTCGCCCGCCGCGCCACGCTGGCGCAGATGGAGGGGCTCACCCGGGCGCGCACCGTGCTCGACGTGGTCTCGCGGCAGGCGCCGGACCTGCTCAAGGAGCCGGCGGAGTGCGTACGCTACGTCACCCGGCTGGCGGATGAGGTCGCCGGCATACAGGGGGTCTACGTCGCCGATCCCTCCGGCCAGGTGCGCTGCGCCCATCTCCCGCTCGCCATGGGGGTTAATCTCTTCGACCGCGCCTATTTCCAGGAGGCGCTGGCCGGAGACGACGTGGTCATGACCAACCTCACCGTGTCACGCGTCAGCGGCCGCAACTCCGTGTTCCTGCTGCGTGCCGAGCGCGGCGCCGACGGCCGGCCCAAGACGGTGACCGGGGTTTTGGTCGACCTGCAATGGCTGTCGCGGATCGCCGCCGGCAGCGCGGTGGAATCCGGCGCCGTGGTGGACGTGGTGGCGGACGGCGGCACGGTGCTGGTGCGCTATCCGGCGCAGGCGGACATCGTGGAGCACCATTTCCCCGACCATCCGCTGACCCGCGCCATCCTCGCCGCCGACGAGGGCATCGTCACCGCGCCGGGCTATGACGGAAAGGAGCGGATCTTCGCCTTCAGCCGCTTCGAGGGGCTGGACCTGCGCGTGGTGGTGGGCATGGAGACCGCCAAGGTGCTCGCGCCCATCGACCGCAAGATCCTTGCCACCGCGGTGGCGCATTTCGTGGCGCTCGCCTGCTTCCTGCTTCTGGCCTGGGTGGCGGCCGAGCACCTGGTGATCGCGCCCATCACGCGCCTGGCGCGGGCGGTTGCGGCGGTCGGACGCGGCGAGGCCACCCGGGTGAAGGACGTGGGGGTGCGCGAGTTCACGCCGCTGGTGCAGGCCTTCGACGAAATGGCGCAGCGCCTGTCGCAGCGCAACAGCGAGTTGCGGACCATCAACGGACGGCTCGCCTCGCTGGCGCGCACCGACGGCCTCACCGGCCTCGCCAACCGCCGGACCTTCGACGTGCAATTCTCGCAGGACTGGGTGCGGGCGCGCGCCGACGCCACGCCGCTCACGCTGGTGATGCTGGACGTGGACCATTTCAAAGCGTTTAACGACACCTTCGGCCACGTGGCCGGCGACGAGGCCCTGCGGTCCGTCGCCCGCATGCTCTCGGCGGCCGCCGCCGGCACCTCGCATCTCGTCGCCCGCTACGGCGGGGAGGAGTTCATCGTCCTCATGTCCGGCGCACGGCTCGAAGCGGGGGTGGCCTTCGCCGACGACGCCCGCCGCCTGCTCGCCGAACTGGCCATCGCCCATCCCGGCGTGCCCCGGCGCCGGCTCACCGCGAGCCTGGGCGTCGCCTCCACCGTGCCGACGCCGGAGGGCAGCCCGGACGCGTTGGTCGCCGCCGCCGATTCGGCACTGTACGAGGCCAAGCGGACGGGGCGGGACCGGGTGGTCACCCAGGCCTGA
- a CDS encoding YggS family pyridoxal phosphate-dependent enzyme — protein sequence MDSIERLQAVRAEIAQACRACGRNPADVTLIAVSKTFPAADIAPVIDAGQTVFGENRVQETRDKWPALRAAHPPVELHLIGPLQSNKVREAVALFDAIHTVDRPKIAAALAEEIARSGRRPRLFVQVNTGAEPQKAGVLPEAADAFLAECRERHRLEISGLMCIPPAQDVPDPHFALLAKIAARNGICGLSMGMSADFSAAIRQGATHVRVGSAIFGHRPLVNEA from the coding sequence ATGGACAGCATCGAACGGCTTCAGGCGGTGCGCGCCGAAATCGCGCAGGCCTGCCGCGCCTGCGGGCGCAACCCCGCGGACGTCACGCTCATTGCGGTGTCGAAGACCTTTCCGGCCGCCGACATCGCTCCGGTGATCGACGCGGGGCAAACGGTGTTCGGCGAGAACCGCGTGCAGGAGACCCGCGACAAATGGCCGGCCCTGCGGGCGGCGCATCCGCCGGTGGAATTGCACCTCATCGGCCCGCTGCAGTCCAACAAGGTGCGCGAGGCGGTGGCGCTGTTCGACGCGATCCACACGGTGGACCGGCCGAAGATCGCCGCGGCCCTGGCGGAGGAGATCGCGCGCTCCGGCCGCCGGCCGCGCCTGTTCGTGCAGGTGAACACGGGGGCGGAGCCGCAGAAGGCAGGGGTGTTGCCGGAGGCCGCGGACGCCTTCCTCGCCGAGTGCCGGGAGCGTCACCGGCTCGAAATTTCCGGCCTGATGTGCATTCCGCCGGCGCAGGACGTGCCCGACCCGCATTTCGCGCTCCTGGCGAAGATCGCGGCGCGCAACGGGATCTGCGGCCTTTCCATGGGGATGAGCGCGGATTTTTCGGCGGCGATCCGGCAGGGCGCGACTCACGTGCGCGTCGGCAGCGCCATCTTTGGTCATCGTCCGCTCGTGAACGAGGCTTGA
- a CDS encoding C40 family peptidase — translation MPVSSSAAATGLDPRLTPARPDLAAAELEGIVSAPRYVAGEARRIAVPAAPLRRRRAGDAPLETEALFGETARVFETDGEGWSWVQLDADHYVGYLPSDALAPLAATPTHKVVALRTFVFPGPDIKLPPREALVMGSRVAVREVRGAFAVTPDGFLPLVHLAPIDARENDFVAVAARFLGVPYLWGGRSSLGIDCSGLVQSALAAAGIAAPRDSDMQEAALGEEVPLGGPVRRGDLFFWPGHVAIAETEETLLHANAFHMAVARESRAGAVARIGDAGLALRRIRRLAPAP, via the coding sequence ATGCCCGTTTCCTCCTCCGCGGCCGCCACCGGCCTCGACCCCCGCCTCACCCCGGCCCGGCCCGATCTGGCCGCTGCGGAACTGGAAGGCATCGTCTCCGCCCCGCGCTACGTGGCGGGGGAGGCCCGGCGCATCGCGGTTCCGGCCGCGCCGCTGCGCCGCCGTCGCGCCGGCGATGCCCCGCTCGAGACCGAGGCGCTGTTCGGCGAGACGGCGCGGGTGTTCGAGACCGACGGCGAGGGCTGGTCCTGGGTCCAGCTCGACGCCGACCACTATGTGGGCTACCTGCCCAGCGATGCCCTCGCCCCCCTCGCCGCGACCCCCACCCACAAGGTTGTGGCGCTGCGGACCTTCGTGTTCCCCGGCCCGGACATCAAGCTGCCGCCGCGCGAGGCCCTGGTCATGGGCAGCCGGGTGGCGGTGCGGGAGGTCCGCGGCGCCTTCGCGGTGACGCCGGACGGCTTCCTGCCTTTGGTCCATCTCGCCCCGATCGACGCGCGCGAGAACGATTTTGTTGCGGTCGCGGCGCGCTTCCTTGGCGTGCCCTATCTCTGGGGCGGTCGCTCCAGCCTTGGCATCGACTGTTCGGGGCTGGTCCAGTCGGCGCTCGCCGCGGCCGGCATCGCCGCCCCGCGCGACAGCGACATGCAGGAGGCGGCGCTGGGCGAGGAGGTGCCTCTCGGCGGCCCGGTGCGGCGGGGCGACCTCTTCTTCTGGCCGGGCCATGTGGCCATCGCCGAGACGGAAGAGACGCTGCTGCACGCCAACGCCTTCCACATGGCGGTGGCCCGCGAATCGCGCGCCGGGGCGGTGGCCCGCATCGGCGATGCGGGGCTTGCCCTGCGGCGTATCCGCAGGCTTGCTCCGGCGCCCTGA